A window of Amaranthus tricolor cultivar Red isolate AtriRed21 chromosome 8, ASM2621246v1, whole genome shotgun sequence genomic DNA:
CAAAGTAATAGAAAAAGACTAGTAATCCATCAAATgttttttaattcattaattatttaacaTGTCACTTTTCCGGTAAAGACAATGATATTCGGTGGTTTTGAACAGCATATTCATCAAGGATGTTCACATTTTTAGTTTGGACCAATCATATTATATTGCTCAATTTTTAATTTCGTAATTTTATAAGTTAATTTCAATTAATATCGGTTCTTCTCAACATTTGGAAAGTATGACTTCTTTTATCAACTTCAAATAAgtgcaaatttgaaattattcttttattgtCAGTCCTATATTATTTTTTCAGAGGGGTTTCAGGCTTTCAGCAGCATGACTCTTCATGAGCATATTAATTAAAACAGTCGCGCTTGCATTGGGACTCTTGATATTTTAAGGAGCCTTAGCTATATctattttttgatatatttatatatgggtTACTCCCTTTGTTCTTTAAAGAACGTCATATAAGTTATTTGTGTATTTCTGTTGTTGTTGATTTAAACAAttattctatttatatcacaaattttttgGACAAAAAACTCTtgtttatattcattttaatattttaataatgttatgGTCATCACATATGTTCcagtaaattcattttaacaATTTCTATTCCATATAGTTCTCACATATTTTCCACCAAccttataaaattatttttttattaatcgtGCTTCCtatattttatactccttaatgatgattgttgttagtaattttttgcttattttgaagatttatgcgaCTTTACCCATTTTGgctattcatgttgattttgagagGTTTAGATCATTtataagcataattcttatggttttaatgataaAGGAGTTTAGTAAGGAGATTATTTCTCGTTTGAAGATGTTATACAATGAAAATTGgcaaaagagttgaaaagtgttcaaaatgcaaaagttttgaagtgaaatttgatacatactCACTCTTTtgatcataacttttgatagaaagatTGCATTAATGCAAGATTTGCGGCCATGGAAACTAGACTTGAAGAGCTTTCCAACAGTAGATTATATGTTCAATTTTGATaaccgagcaagaaatgacgacCGTTTGAATTTGCTGAGATTTTTCAGCACAAAATGCCGACTTGGCTTTTGTGGAAGAAAAGTGACCGCCGACTCGGCGTTAGGTTATGGAAAAATCATTGTTTTGCTTCAttaaaagccgactcggctttctgCTGAGGTCCTTGACCGCCGAGTCGTAGTTTGCCACTAACAAGCTTCTGACGGTTAATTTTTGGAACCATTATAAATAGTggcggttattattattatgaggaAGATCATTAGGgtagtttttaattaatttattcagaGATTTATTTTTCCTGTAAGTTTTTATTGCAAAACCTTGTTGTTACATGAATTCctcttgcaatttacattatcgtTCTTCGTAAttagtaagttttctttgttaattGCTTTGTCATTTATCTCTTGCATTGAAATTATTCATCGTTATATGTTCAGTATTTCTCCTATGCCATCATTCATTATGAATTACATATTTACAATGATGTTTAGTGACTAAACCTTTTTCTCTAGGGTTAGGGTATAATCCCTAATTCGAAGCACGGGATGACATTGTATCGATTGATTGTGTGAATTTGGGTCTATAATTAAATCTACGCTTAATGACCTCGATTTAAACAtgtttattaaccttttcaataatacggaagtttgagattaggataaatttaggattgagatatTTTTAGGTTAAATTCCTactagtttagccaataaacgaaagtttgaggattaacactagtTTGGTCTTAAATCGATATTAATCAATTGAGCGTAAGCTTGAGATTAATCAAATCACATTTAATTATTCCAATGACTTAATTCATACAATCATGAGAGTGATCGATTCCCAAGTTTGAATTAAGTGATGCCCGACACCCTAGACTTTGTTGCATCATTGTTATCTCCATACAAGTTATTGTTTTGGTTTCAGTTTTTGCATCGTAGTATTAATTTCTCCAACCATATTGTTTTCTTGATCCGTGTCTTGTAGTCATGAAACAACCAATTTGATTGACTCgcctccttgtgttcgacctgcAGCTACACGTAAACTGTACGCTCGCggttattaaaatttgcacCTATCAGGACCCAAATGTTAGAACCTGTACATGAGTTGACTATCGCACTTGAGTTTATACTATTTGAGCGTTTGAactttactatttattttaGCTAGTACGTTTTATTTCGGActtcacttgattttttttatgaggCCAATGggctctcaagttgtaaacATTAAGACTTCCGCTGATTTACTATTTCCGTTTCTTTTGATTACATATTACTTTATCAATAGAACGTCATCGATCTTTGAAAAAGTTTAACTTAAATGTTCGGCGTGtaacttaactatattttacatAGAAACGTAAGCAAGTTACaagtaaaaatataatcatattGTATCAAAAACACAACAATGGATTCAGGATATAGCATAAATTCACAAGATTTATCCCAATAGGGTTTTGTATGACAAAAATACATGTAGGATGAGTTGCAAGTTACAAGCACTTTTCATctccaaaagagaaaaagaaagaactTCACAAGCACTCAagaaataaaaaacatataagGAGTAgatatttagttatttattgtACCATATATACTAATGATGTGCATGTTAACATTCAAGCACACTACTATATAATGTACAATGTCATACCATACtccatttattatatatatttttttccaaacTCAAAGTAACAgagtaaatattatatattatgagtttttgttaTTTCTTTAAAGGGTGACGTCGAAAACAGCAGCACAAGCAGGAATATTTCCAGTTTCATCAATTTTAGCAGATGCCTCAGCTCCGGTATCGTCGTCACGATGATTACTTTCGTTAATAGAATTCATCAGCTTGTCTTTGATAGAGTCCCAGTCAATTTTATTCTTTGGATACTTGCTACAAGGTCCGGTTTCCACGTATATCTGTAAAGGAACCATAGTATAAACAAATTTAACTAGGGCGAAGTGATCAGAAAATCAGGGGCGAAGCAAATAATTTTGAGACcctctttatttttcataaattttaaaaatctgtATTACGTAATAACTAAAAATGTACGTTGATagtaaacaaaaacaaaaaccttATTGGAAGAGCCATCGCCAGCGACCCACCAGGCCAAGACCCATGCACAATTATTAGGTTGTCCTTGTACATTGGAGCCAACATAAACAACCGCCCCCATAGAGCCCTGTGAATCTTTTGGAGGAACGCCTCGATGAGTTGACTTACCCGAACGAGTCATCGGAATACTAGGAGGATACGAGCCAAACACTTTACCAGACCAATCTTTATAGTCATGTAAGGTGATTGTTCCCACTCCATCATTGAGCATACATGCTCTTGTTGTTGCTTGGGATGGTTGTGCATTCACATTGCTGTATGCCATTTTCACATCATCCCCTAGCCCACTTTCAGCTCCCGATCCTAATTCTGCCTTTAGCTTGTCTAGAGCTGCCCTGTGGTTATCACTGATTGCTGATGAAGAGGCCATTTTTCTGTCACAAAAGAAATCATAAAActgtaattaataaaaatgcacaataatttttaaatctaCGTATATGTCGTTGATTTAATATTCTTTTtgagtaaaaataatttatttaagtgAAGGCAAATTGATGTTAACTAATGCGCAAAAATGTTTTAAGCCTAAGAATCATGGGTTAGTGTTGTAGTTGAGTGCTTTACCTTTATTCAcccttataatatatatatatatatatatatatatatatatatatatatatatatatatatatatatatatatatatatatatatatatatatatatatatatatatatatatatatgagtcaGATTTAATTTTCACCACCTAAGAATATTTGATTAATTCCCCCCTCTTGGACCCTTAGCTTGATTGGGGGATTATCTAGCATattccaaattaaaaaaaatttctaactttTTAATTTAGGGTTTGTGGGTCCACCTGCTCAGAGCGACCTCTAATGATAATCATTCAAAGCTAAAATCTAGGATGCGTCATTATCACCATACTCGGTATATCACGCTTAGAAAGCTATGATTAAGGTCTGGGGGAGATGGAAAACAACTGGCTATACCCTTATCAAGAGAAGTAATTAAGAAGATTGCGACCAATTAGACCCTCAATGTGAGAAAGACACACCATAAACACAACAAAAACTAGTAATTAAATTCTATAACATTATTATTTCATATAAATCCCTCCATTCAACAATGTTGTGAAATTCAATATACATGCATCAAGTTAGTGCTCAAAATTATAGCATTACAAAAAAGTGATAAACGAAAATTACCTAATAAATTGATGATGCTTGatgttaatatttgaatttgtgTATATCAATGTATTGGTGTGAGGAACTCCCTACTTCCCACTCTTATTTATAGGTACAATAAGTAGTAAAACTCTATAGGGCTGGGAAGTATTCAATCAAGGAAACGTGTCCTGGCCGGTGCAACCCCATAATTTAAAAGTATATCTGTTTTACTTATATTTTGAGATAGTAAActcttaaaatatataatatacaaacTAAGTGTGGAAAAACattaaatagttaaaaaaaataattcaaaaagcTTTTAGTTATGTCTggaataacattttttttacgtATAGGTggaagtagaggtgttcattcggttgatcgggtcggttctggacgggtgttattcggttcaattgtatttcggatcggttatttttcggatgcgtgttacgaCGGGTAACAATCGGGTCAGATCGGTTATTAGAGCTATCGGGTTTGCATCGGTTTGGTGTAgtttgaagttcgtgtcgagtagtcaatcggtctcggactgccatcggttaataattggttcggttttaccgggtacagatcgggttttCGGGTATTATTTTtcagtagaattcggctactaattactaattactatagatcgagtcaatatcaaattaagttgttagacattttttaattgatgataagaatCCCCTTAGTTAAagcaaaaaagttaaaatgcaaatcagttaatgattattactttgttacttttacttgtttgactgtaaattaaaattaaagttttatcatttttcatctaatttgattaaaaatagttaaaataaaatttctattactttattagattaactaataagatgattgaatatgagtcgatcacacctctatattaaaaattggttcaggtttacatcatttcgattaaaaatttgttcgggttaagtcggttttagccggatcaagttcggttttgagcatgattagCGTCGGGTATGACTTGGGTCGGCCACTATTAGGtttgggtaatctcggttaacggttatatgtcggttataaaaatcaGTTGCAGTTCGGGTTTGATTTTATGATTTTCGATCGTAAATCGGTTCGGGCGCAACTTCGGTTCGATTAATATCGATTCGATAAAcgtaaaaaagaaacatattttggAGTtggttaactttcgatttcgaTTCGAattttcgagtcgggtcacatttgaacagctctaggtGGAAGGAAGAAAAGGCAAGAGAATTAAATTCATAACTTTATCTAGAAAAATGCtacatattctaattaaaataaaatcttattctcaaatatatatatatatatatatatatatatatatatatatatatatatatatatatatatatatatatatatatataatcttaaTTCGTTATTTGTTGTGagtctttcaaaaaaaatgtaataactAATATTACGAATACTCGATATTCTCTTTATTTTAGGTAtttatacaaaattattatgACGATGAAATTCATTTTTCATATAGTAATTTAAACATCTTCAAATTGTATAATATGATCCCATATAATTAGGCACAAATCTTTGTTCCAATATTGTTTGAAAAATAACTCACATATGATCACacattgaaaaattaaagagaagttgaataatatatatacttgatAAGTTACTCTTCCtaatatcaattaattttaaacgATGGAACCTCATCGAATTTATCTCCAGTCAACTCTTGGCTTGTGTGCTTGTGTGGATCTTGTGTACAAGCttaagttttttaaaatatcaGTATTGACGGTTTCAAATCACTAGAAACAAAACAAACTTTGTCTTAGCTTCCATAAAAAAATAACCTACAGATTCAAAAAGAATGGCGTTActgtaaaattaaaaacataggCTTACAGTGAGAGAGTGTTGGAAAAAATCTAAATGTGATCCCACGTCGGAATTAGAGAGAGGTTATCaactaacatatatacttgatgaGTTATTCAAactaatgccaattaattttaagatGAAATTCATCGAATTTGTATCCAATTAACTCTCATTTATATTGGTCTGTATACAAACccaaatttatcaaatataattagaaaattaaagCCATAGTAAACGATTGTTTATCCGTCTACAACAAAGAACAAAGTAATAGAAAAAGACTAGTAATCCATCAAATgttttttaattcattaattatttaacaTGTCAGTTTTCCGGTAAAGACAATGATATTCGGTGGTTTGAACAGCTAGGTTGCACTGAAACGGACACGGatacggacacggacacgacacgggtacgggaaaacgccaacttaaaaatggcggacacggggacacgaaaatggcaatataataaatatatcaaattaaagataattttacaatctttcatttgatatttgtaaataaacactttaaaaacataaaaatacttTATGTTtgtaatttatgtttatattttttgtaattgatcttaaaatactaattgaagtttgtaattgaatttaaaaaacaacGATTAgcacatatataaaaaaaaactttaaataataGTTAACACATAGACCAATAATTATATAtgattaacaaataaaacataattaaaaaattttaataataattactccTAAACATACACGCATTCCCACGCCCCACTTTCTCAGTTACTTTACCCATATGACTTTTCCTATTCCTATCctatctttttctctcttaatagTAATTATTGCAAATGTAGATGTGCTTCTACAAGTTCTGAATTGCTAGtgtaaaagtaaattttttgagaagtgatattaaattttaatttttcaaaaaggaGATCATGAGGtgagagaaaaaaatttatcatcTCCTTCATGAAGACTTAAACTCCATCAATTCCAACATTTAAGAAGTTTTCTTCATCAGTGGTGAGTCGACCATCAACCTTCAATATTTCAAGGCTTCTTAGTCCGGttcttttgtttttgggtcCAATCTTgtcaaaaatatctaaactcgCCAAAAATCGCCCAAAATCGCATAGACTCGCTATCAAGTCCGGTTCATGATGGTCAAAACGACGATAAGCGTGGCGGAACGCCGTTTTTACATACACCGTTACAAAACGCGAGTTCTCGGAACGGTAGACTGAGAATCCGAGTGAGAGAAGAACTTCTCAGTTCTgtcttttgtttaaaatttaaatttttttttttaaaaaacgtgtccttcacccttgccgtgtccgcgtgtccgaaaaaatattaaaatattggacacttcatttggcgtgtcggacacggattttcgcgtgtccgtgtccgtcaCGGGAGACGTCTGTCAAATGGCGTGTCCGTGTATCAGAGTTGAACAGCATATTCATCAAGGATGTTCACATTTTTAGTTTGGACCAATCATATTATATTGCTCAATTTTTAATTTCGTAATTTTATAAGTTAATTTCAATTAATATCGGTTCTTCTCAACATTTGGAAAGCATGACTTCTATTATCAGCTTCAAATAAGTGCAAATTTGAAGTTATTCTTTTATTGTCAGTCCTATATTATTTTCTCAGAGGGTTTCAGGCTTTCAGCAGCATGACTCTTCATGAGCATATTAACTAAAACAATTGCGCTTGCATTGGGACTCTTGATATTTTAAGGAGCCTTAGCTATATctattttttgatatatttatatatgagtTACTCCCTTTGTTCTTTAAAGAACGTCATATATGttatttttggtatttttttttgttgttgatttaaacaattattctatttatatcacgAATTTTTTGGACAAAAAAACCTTGtttatcttcattttaatattttaataatgttatgGTCATCACATATGTTCCACTAAATTCATTTTAACAATTTCTATTCCTTATATTTCTCACATATTTTCCaccaacactagtggaaaaaatctcatttgctgcttctcatttgctgcggtttttgtttattcgcagcaataaatcgGAAAAaggaattataaaaaaaaaaagaacacttaattgctgcggtttttgattgtgaccgcagcaaataatcattaaaaatgcttaattgctgcggttatgtattgggcccgcagcaaataactttACAGCAAATAACTACAGCTAAATAACAATATGgaaagcatttattgctgcggttttcttccttgaccgcagcaaatatcccttgtttatttaattttttttttttaaaacccgCCTTTTTATTATAACGTTTCATTCTCTTGTCTTCTTCATCGAAAACTGCATACACACTGtaccattgtcttcttcaacttcttcttcttcaagttccattCCTCTTCAATTTCGCATACACGAAAAACCCACACGGTTCTTCAAGTTCGTAAATTACATTCTTCTTCAACTTCCTTCTTCTTGTTCAAGTAAGTTCTTTAAACCTATTTCAAtataaaagaattagaaaaaaaatagaaaacattaattgctgcggttttgtgtttGACCGCAGCAAAAACCCAcatttaattgctccggttctttattaaccgcagcaaatacttccatcttcacttaattgctgcggttagtgCTTTGCCCGCAGCACTTGTTGTTTCAAAAACCCGCCATTCTAACGTTAAAATAACCTAAAAGTATGCACGCACGAAATGCTTTCATTTTTTACATATTAGACGACTGTTGCATTTCTTCATTCACTCATCTCTGAAACTACCGGTTTTCTTCATCATAATTTGTTCGATTATTGTCttcaatctttcttcttcatcatctttttgttcttgttcttctttgatcatcattcttgctcttcttattgCTTTTCTTCATCATAATCAAACTTCAAAACTGCGTCTGTAtacacattgttgttgctcttcaaacccacgaaatttcgacttataattagttcttgctcttcttcaaggtataattttttaaagcttattagttctcaaacccattattgttcaagcttGTGTACGTTTATGGGTACggtgcttagttttttttatactaatttttattttcattgtataggttatacactaacccaccaaaacccacgacagtttaaggtatttttttcattttgaaatatctcattgattttaatttctttttatatatgATTGTAAACTGTGGTATGTAATGGATTTGTTCAAACTAATacatattgtttgattttttttatatatggttGACTTtaaataatgggttttgggacTGTTGTGTAGTTTGGCAAGGTGATAGTGACATTTGGCTTTTGTCATTTTTAGATTATTAGGGGTTGTGGACTGTAATGATTGTTCAAACATATCCGAGTTAGGTTGTTTTGAGATTGTGTATGGaaagatgataatgattttggtattttgatgaattgaatatgaaattggaataataattttgattttgaatgtgATATTGTGACtttgtttgtgattttaatggtaTGAATTGATTATGAATAAGGAAGTTTTTAGTGATGTCTAAACTCAATTTTAGTGTTGGATCGAGTTCATTGATAAGCCACTAGACCGGATTTTAAGGATGAATTGGACTTATATATGCTTATTTGTACTCTACGTCTagttataaattttcaaataagatcactattattaggttatataatttgatgtatattaaagtcaattataactttaaattttatttttttaaaaatttttagaaagattattataatcaaagagtttaattaagtaccttcaaataatttgtagcaattctaaagtgaccaataattatagttataaagtaatcacctacaagtttaaaatgatcaatttttatagtataattgaagtcatcattaacaatcttaaaaaacattattaattattaatttttattgtttttatatgaatattattaattattgttttgttttgaatcaattaatcacactaattaggatgacaaacgatcgttcttggatgtatggaagcattgaatcgtcggaatttattgatggcgtattagaattttgtagtattgcggttgaacatcaagttaggacggggggagttggtttttattgcccatgtgtcagttgtggcaatgtatcaaaggtagatagtgttgatatccttagggagcacatacttcgacgtgggtttaggcctcaatatcatgtttgggtttggcatggtgaggagggagtttacaaagagaaaagtgttgttgaagatgtcaataatgtggccgatgtcaatgaggatgtaatagatcatgttgatgggtatgagacagatgaagagaatgtcgatgaggatgtggatcgtgttgatgagatgatggagggagtcgaggatgagttaggaaaacgtcctcgtgtttttgacttgttgacagaggcttctcaaaagcctttgtaccctggatgtacaaagttcaccaaactaacagcagtgttgacaattttcaacattaagtcaaagttcaattggagtgacgctagtttcacaatgttattagaagcgttaggtgagttgcttcctgagggaaatgaacttccaaagtcgacatattatgccaaaaagctcatgtgtcctttcggcttagagtaccagaagattcatgcgtgtccgaatgattgtgtgttgtatcggaatgaaaacgagaacttagaagagtgtccttggtgtgggttatcgcgctacaagcgtaaaggggctcgggatgctaaagggcccccggctaaggtattgtggtatcttccaataatacctagattcaagcgcttgttttctataaagaaagatgcgttaaatttgaggtggcatgcagatagggtgaagaaaggtcacttgctcacacatccatctgattctccggagtggaagagtattgataggttgcataagacttttggggatgaggttcgtaatttaaggctcggactgtgtacggatggaatgaacccgttcggcaatcttagttctcaacatagtacttggccggtacttttagtgatctataatttgccaccttggttgtgtatgaagcgtaagtacataatgctttcgcttcttatctcgggtcctaaacaacctggcaatgacatagatgtgtatctt
This region includes:
- the LOC130821224 gene encoding jasmonate-induced protein homolog, encoding MASSSAISDNHRAALDKLKAELGSGAESGLGDDVKMAYSNVNAQPSQATTRACMLNDGVGTITLHDYKDWSGKVFGSYPPSIPMTRSGKSTHRGVPPKDSQGSMGAVVYVGSNVQGQPNNCAWVLAWWVAGDGSSNKIYVETGPCSKYPKNKIDWDSIKDKLMNSINESNHRDDDTGAEASAKIDETGNIPACAAVFDVTL